A window from Photobacterium sp. DA100 encodes these proteins:
- a CDS encoding heparinase II/III family protein: MLQFSSEEMTKIKTKDCSAIIDNLIQNNQTVLTSETLVPPDSRATWNLYYFCPEHGVRLDWQRNSPLEHCCPVDGKVFTGEPYDGAWWRWLNGLNSKACNELGLLWHLTGEQQYLAKVRDILMAYADHYPDYEEHGGIPYNGPGKANAQTLCEANCHMDFARGYDFVREALTEAERGHIEQNLLREGAEFMMQHRSDQLHNHEMKISSTIGVIGLLLDEQRFIDFAVNSPYGLRYQLEHGIIGEGLWFEGSIHYHYYALQALMGYEMMARGSEYSLKDHPSFFQMLAFPLQLVQIDGRFPRLNDCIAGQEVLTHSHLFEYAYSEFKHPLFASALASIYQNKSRDNIDALLYGVEELPAAEPLATQPIHAPGVGITICKDQQRSNMLLVKHTPYGGEHDHYDRLGIIICRDGKEILPDLGTTGYGAELHYGYYKNTVTHNTLAVNQQNQPPAIPQVLSFEEHDGVTCLDTIVDWSKAHPGLDSHTLVQWDEDAYRDVTFRRSVIWLGHTAIEINQVENPHAQQLDLVWHVRGQHQVHPAAVECDNPLQGPLARMTDCKVQPVSGVSAQQFDIEGQAPYHCYVVAQGELLTGQAPDNPATSNLSYMLLRSKNTHYKAAVIHDLDSARPLENVDVQWVGDSAYISLSRGGEAHSIKVAFSANGMQYQS, translated from the coding sequence ATGCTTCAGTTTTCTAGCGAAGAAATGACTAAGATCAAAACCAAGGATTGCTCAGCGATCATTGATAATTTGATCCAGAACAATCAGACAGTTTTGACATCGGAGACCTTGGTTCCGCCAGATTCACGGGCGACATGGAATTTATACTATTTCTGTCCAGAACACGGTGTTCGCCTTGATTGGCAACGTAATAGTCCGTTGGAGCATTGTTGTCCGGTAGACGGTAAGGTATTTACCGGCGAACCGTACGATGGCGCATGGTGGCGCTGGCTTAATGGGCTAAACTCCAAAGCCTGTAATGAACTGGGGCTACTGTGGCACTTGACGGGTGAACAACAATATTTGGCTAAAGTTCGTGATATTTTGATGGCCTATGCGGATCATTACCCCGACTACGAAGAGCACGGCGGTATCCCGTACAATGGTCCAGGTAAAGCTAATGCCCAGACCTTGTGTGAAGCCAACTGCCATATGGACTTTGCCCGTGGCTATGACTTTGTTCGGGAAGCGCTGACAGAAGCAGAGCGTGGTCACATCGAACAGAACTTGTTGCGTGAAGGGGCGGAGTTCATGATGCAGCACCGCAGTGATCAGCTCCATAACCACGAAATGAAGATCAGCTCAACTATTGGTGTGATTGGTTTGTTGCTTGATGAGCAGCGGTTTATTGATTTTGCTGTAAATAGCCCCTACGGTCTTCGCTATCAGTTGGAGCATGGTATTATCGGCGAAGGACTGTGGTTCGAAGGTTCTATCCATTATCACTATTACGCGTTGCAGGCTCTTATGGGCTACGAGATGATGGCGCGTGGCAGTGAGTATTCGCTAAAAGATCATCCTAGTTTTTTCCAGATGCTCGCTTTTCCACTGCAGCTCGTGCAGATCGATGGCCGTTTCCCTCGCTTGAACGATTGCATTGCCGGTCAGGAAGTCCTTACTCACTCTCACTTGTTCGAATACGCCTACAGTGAATTCAAACATCCACTGTTTGCTTCAGCGCTGGCGAGTATTTATCAAAACAAGAGCCGGGACAATATCGATGCCTTGCTTTACGGTGTCGAGGAGCTGCCGGCTGCTGAGCCTTTGGCAACCCAGCCAATCCATGCGCCGGGCGTTGGGATAACTATCTGCAAAGATCAGCAGCGCAGCAATATGCTGCTGGTTAAGCACACTCCGTATGGCGGCGAGCATGATCACTATGATCGGTTAGGTATTATCATCTGCCGTGACGGCAAGGAAATTTTGCCGGATCTGGGTACAACTGGGTACGGTGCCGAGCTGCATTATGGTTATTATAAAAATACCGTGACCCACAATACCCTTGCGGTTAATCAGCAAAACCAGCCACCGGCAATACCGCAGGTACTGAGCTTCGAAGAGCATGATGGTGTCACTTGCCTCGATACTATTGTCGATTGGTCTAAAGCCCACCCAGGCTTGGACAGCCATACGCTGGTTCAGTGGGATGAAGATGCCTACCGGGACGTTACTTTCCGCCGTAGCGTGATTTGGCTCGGCCATACGGCGATTGAAATCAACCAGGTAGAAAACCCGCACGCCCAGCAACTGGATTTAGTCTGGCATGTGCGCGGCCAGCATCAGGTACATCCGGCCGCAGTTGAGTGCGACAACCCATTGCAGGGGCCGCTTGCACGTATGACCGACTGCAAGGTGCAACCCGTATCTGGCGTATCAGCACAGCAGTTTGACATTGAAGGGCAAGCGCCATACCACTGCTATGTTGTTGCGCAAGGGGAGCTGCTGACCGGGCAAGCGCCGGATAACCCTGCAACTAGCAACCTGTCTTACATGCTGTTGAGAAGTAAGAATACCCACTACAAAGCCGCGGTGATCCATGATCTGGATAGTGCTCGACCACTCGAAAATGTCGATGTCCAATGGGTCGGAGACAGTGCCTATATCAGCCTGAGCCGGGGCGGTGAAGCGCATTCAATCAAAGTGGCTTTTTCAGCCAACGGAATGCAGTATCAATCCTAG
- a CDS encoding sodium:solute symporter family protein yields the protein MNTEIMVIGGYFMLMIFISLAFKKMASNSSSDYFRGGGRMLWWMVGATAFMTQFSAWTFTGAAGKGFNDGFMATAVFFGNTLAYGVSYLYFAKRFRQTRVDTPTQAVRNRFGTTNEQFFTWAIIPLSVLNAGVWLNGLSIFVSAVFGYDMSTTIWITGLAVLAISLLSGAWGVVASDFVQTLVVAIISIACAVVALIKVGGPGEIVTNFPSDFMMGPDMNYGLIFVGTFLFFVVKQLQSINNMQDSYRFLNAKDSKNASKAALMAMGLMAVGSIIWFIPPWASAILYPEAATQYAALGNKASDAVYLVFAENAMPLGTVGLLVAGLFAATMSSMDSALNRNSGIFVRSFWTPVICKNKPTSEKSQLRVGQIVCVVNGIVVIMMAQLFSSLKELSLFDLMMTVSTLAQSPILVPLFMGMLIKKTPKWAAWATVVFGMFVSWLCINVFTPQALGQLLGIEFTGREIGELRTMITIAAHLFLTASFFWATTLFYKEESFTEQEKAEVNTFFENVETECVADDSQDEFDKMQREKLGTITMMMGVGLLAMVLVPNPLWGRAMFLGCSGIILLTGYLLKKSAQSKPESTAELATQN from the coding sequence ATGAATACAGAGATTATGGTAATAGGCGGCTACTTTATGCTGATGATTTTCATCAGTCTCGCCTTCAAAAAAATGGCCAGTAACTCTTCTAGCGACTACTTCCGTGGGGGCGGCAGGATGCTGTGGTGGATGGTGGGGGCAACCGCCTTCATGACCCAGTTCTCGGCATGGACCTTCACCGGAGCCGCAGGTAAAGGCTTTAACGATGGTTTTATGGCCACGGCAGTATTCTTTGGAAACACCCTTGCCTACGGTGTTTCCTACCTTTATTTTGCAAAGCGTTTCCGCCAGACCCGTGTTGATACCCCAACCCAGGCCGTGCGCAACCGCTTTGGTACAACCAATGAGCAGTTCTTTACCTGGGCGATTATCCCTCTGAGTGTATTGAATGCCGGTGTTTGGCTAAATGGCCTGTCGATCTTCGTGAGTGCCGTGTTTGGCTATGACATGTCAACAACCATTTGGATCACAGGTCTTGCCGTACTGGCTATCTCGCTACTAAGTGGCGCATGGGGTGTGGTTGCATCGGACTTCGTTCAGACTCTGGTTGTTGCCATCATTTCTATTGCTTGTGCCGTTGTCGCACTTATCAAAGTCGGTGGCCCGGGTGAAATTGTCACCAACTTCCCATCTGACTTCATGATGGGGCCTGATATGAACTACGGCCTGATCTTTGTTGGTACCTTCCTGTTCTTCGTGGTTAAGCAGCTACAAAGTATCAACAACATGCAGGATTCTTACCGCTTCCTGAATGCCAAAGACTCCAAGAATGCCAGCAAAGCAGCACTGATGGCGATGGGCCTAATGGCTGTGGGAAGCATTATTTGGTTCATCCCGCCTTGGGCCTCTGCCATCCTATACCCAGAAGCGGCAACGCAATACGCAGCTCTTGGTAACAAGGCTTCAGATGCGGTTTACCTTGTATTTGCTGAAAATGCGATGCCACTGGGTACAGTTGGTCTGCTTGTTGCCGGTCTATTCGCCGCGACCATGTCTTCAATGGACTCGGCACTAAACCGTAACTCGGGCATCTTTGTTCGCAGCTTCTGGACCCCAGTGATCTGCAAGAACAAACCAACCAGCGAAAAATCACAGCTACGCGTTGGCCAGATTGTGTGTGTGGTAAACGGCATCGTTGTTATCATGATGGCCCAGCTATTTAGCAGCCTGAAGGAGCTGAGCCTGTTCGACCTGATGATGACAGTTTCAACACTGGCTCAGTCACCAATCCTAGTTCCGCTATTTATGGGTATGCTCATCAAGAAAACACCTAAGTGGGCAGCATGGGCGACAGTGGTCTTCGGTATGTTCGTCTCTTGGCTATGTATCAATGTCTTCACGCCTCAGGCTCTAGGCCAGCTGCTAGGTATCGAGTTTACCGGCCGTGAAATTGGTGAACTACGCACCATGATCACCATCGCAGCTCACCTGTTCCTGACCGCGAGCTTCTTCTGGGCAACAACCCTGTTCTACAAAGAAGAGTCGTTCACTGAACAAGAGAAAGCTGAAGTCAACACCTTCTTCGAAAACGTTGAAACCGAGTGTGTTGCAGACGACTCTCAAGACGAGTTCGACAAAATGCAGCGTGAAAAACTGGGCACCATCACCATGATGATGGGTGTGGGTCTGCTGGCCATGGTACTGGTACCAAACCCGCTATGGGGCCGCGCCATGTTCCTAGGCTGCTCGGGCATCATCTTGCTGACGGGCTACTTACTTAAAAAGAGCGCCCAGAGCAAGCCGGAGTCAACAGCTGAGTTGGCTACTCAGAACTAA
- a CDS encoding TDT family transporter: MPAFTNALIHIPTAQAALALASMGTGLAWSLYFPDHANWYRGIGALIGAILLLPVVLKYLLNPKRFIQDLRHPLYGSLMAPMSMTMLVLSDYLSSIHVEVARVLWYPALALHMFMMGFFFFCQIKNFRLTNMYPSWFLYPVGAISGTLAGPQLGHHDFALAMTDACIAIYFLMLPVVLYRLCFAGRLPRPARPTLAIMAAPVNLSLTAYLLNVSEPDPVLTGALAGVGITMTILVYLCYFYLLKKRFQPSLAAVTFPSVISAVALERLTDWFAIHYPHWSWLERLGIFEMSVATGLVLWVGWNYLGYYWPQASPSRLLSNN, from the coding sequence ATGCCAGCATTTACTAATGCTTTGATACATATACCCACAGCCCAAGCCGCGCTGGCTTTAGCCTCCATGGGAACAGGCCTGGCCTGGTCACTATACTTCCCGGATCATGCCAACTGGTACCGCGGGATAGGGGCCTTGATTGGAGCAATCCTGCTGCTTCCCGTTGTGCTAAAGTACCTGCTCAACCCCAAGCGGTTCATTCAAGATCTCCGCCATCCACTGTACGGCAGCTTAATGGCCCCCATGTCAATGACCATGCTGGTGCTATCCGATTATTTGTCATCAATCCATGTTGAAGTTGCCCGCGTGCTTTGGTATCCCGCTTTGGCCCTGCATATGTTTATGATGGGTTTCTTCTTTTTTTGCCAAATCAAAAATTTCCGGCTGACCAACATGTATCCTAGCTGGTTTCTCTACCCGGTGGGGGCGATCAGCGGCACCTTGGCTGGCCCTCAGCTTGGGCATCATGACTTTGCCTTGGCGATGACGGATGCCTGTATCGCCATTTACTTCCTCATGCTGCCCGTAGTGCTCTACCGCTTATGCTTTGCCGGGCGGCTGCCTAGGCCAGCAAGGCCGACGCTGGCTATCATGGCTGCTCCCGTCAACCTCTCACTGACAGCTTACCTACTCAATGTTAGTGAGCCGGACCCGGTCTTGACCGGTGCCTTGGCGGGGGTAGGGATCACTATGACGATCCTAGTCTACCTGTGCTATTTCTATTTGCTCAAGAAACGCTTTCAGCCCTCACTGGCTGCGGTCACCTTTCCATCGGTGATCAGCGCTGTTGCCCTCGAGCGCCTTACTGATTGGTTCGCCATCCATTACCCGCATTGGTCTTGGCTGGAACGTTTGGGTATCTTTGAAATGAGTGTCGCCACCGGACTTGTTCTCTGGGTGGGCTGGAACTACCTGGGCTACTACTGGCCTCAGGCCTCGCCCTCAAGGCTGCTTTCTAATAATTGA
- the uxaC gene encoding glucuronate isomerase: MKKPFLDQHFLLHTPTAQHLYHSVAKDLPIIDYHNHLSAQDIYHDIHYRSIADAWLSHDHYVWRAMRSNGIDEHYITGDASDFEKFEKWCETVPYLIGNPFYHWAHMELQRYFGITELICPENCHKIWQQCNEQISGDGFSARQLLERMNVESLCTTDDPLSDLRYHRHLAETDFKVKVLPTFRADDAFNIENNKKFVTWVAKLASLTDTRINNIEDLYRALEQRFEYFHQHGCRLSDLGLKTVPYTDATPDDANRAFKKALAGQPLSSLEVAQFKTQLFQYLGQKNHDLGWVMQIHIGVLQDANRRRFEQLGGATGFSAIDDTCIAQPLSKLLSSLDYQHSMPKTILYCLNPKDNYVLGAMIGAFQDSDCGPGKVQLGAAWWFNDQKDGILNQLQTLGNLGALGRFVGMLTDSRSFLSYPRHEYFRRILCNLIGEWVELGELPDDETLLERLISDICYHNAKRYFGL; this comes from the coding sequence ATGAAGAAGCCTTTTCTTGATCAGCACTTTTTGCTGCACACCCCAACAGCACAACACCTATATCACAGCGTTGCCAAAGACCTTCCGATTATTGATTATCACAACCACCTCAGTGCCCAGGATATCTACCACGATATCCACTACCGCTCTATCGCCGATGCATGGCTCTCCCATGATCATTATGTTTGGCGGGCAATGCGCAGTAACGGGATCGACGAGCACTACATCACAGGTGATGCGAGCGATTTCGAGAAATTTGAGAAATGGTGTGAAACCGTTCCTTATTTGATCGGCAACCCTTTCTACCATTGGGCCCACATGGAGTTGCAGCGCTACTTTGGTATTACCGAACTGATCTGTCCCGAGAACTGTCACAAAATCTGGCAGCAGTGTAATGAACAGATCAGCGGCGACGGTTTTTCAGCCAGGCAGCTACTAGAGCGAATGAATGTTGAGTCATTGTGTACGACCGATGACCCTTTAAGCGATCTTCGCTATCACCGCCACTTAGCTGAGACGGACTTCAAGGTAAAGGTACTGCCAACCTTCCGGGCCGACGATGCCTTCAATATCGAAAACAACAAAAAGTTTGTCACCTGGGTGGCCAAGCTTGCCTCGCTAACCGATACCAGAATCAACAATATTGAAGATCTCTACCGGGCATTAGAGCAACGCTTTGAATACTTCCATCAACACGGCTGTCGCTTATCAGATCTTGGGCTCAAAACTGTCCCTTATACCGATGCAACCCCAGATGACGCCAACAGAGCATTCAAAAAGGCCCTTGCAGGCCAGCCATTGTCAAGCCTAGAAGTCGCGCAGTTCAAGACCCAATTGTTCCAATACCTGGGTCAAAAGAACCATGATCTTGGCTGGGTCATGCAAATACACATCGGGGTACTGCAAGATGCGAACCGCCGCCGCTTCGAACAACTGGGCGGAGCAACCGGCTTCAGCGCCATAGACGATACCTGTATTGCCCAGCCCCTGAGCAAACTGCTGAGCTCGCTGGATTACCAGCACTCCATGCCCAAAACCATCCTGTACTGCCTCAACCCAAAGGACAACTATGTGCTTGGCGCAATGATCGGCGCTTTCCAAGATAGTGACTGTGGGCCGGGCAAAGTTCAGCTGGGTGCGGCTTGGTGGTTTAACGATCAGAAGGATGGCATCCTAAACCAACTGCAAACTTTGGGGAATCTGGGGGCTCTGGGTCGCTTTGTAGGCATGCTAACCGACTCCAGAAGTTTTCTGTCCTACCCCCGCCATGAATACTTCCGCCGTATATTGTGCAACCTGATCGGCGAGTGGGTTGAGCTCGGCGAGCTGCCAGACGACGAGACGTTATTGGAACGTCTGATCAGCGATATCTGTTACCACAATGCCAAACGCTACTTCGGCCTGTAG
- a CDS encoding exopolygalacturonate lyase, with protein sequence MTFGQSTDLNFSSNVLPDKIGVNEVTVNGKPVEPGPLADVFTIESRGGKITGGHDGLTYYYTKLPTDKNFTLSADIVIEQFGPETDANPNNQDGAGIMIRDIIGTPRANPQPEGHEEFPAASNMVLNEIRRHNSSDRENITLAATFREGVYQPWGTAGTRMTRNEYQVATPWGKEYTYSLSVSRTNAGFEMTAEGEGFSYSETVRGANANIVEVMDPDYQYVGFVAARNAKITVSNVSLTLSDAETEDAPLFKPEEKALKWDISSSKKTASENYIVQARASYTGSYEVFQDRVSLGSKTVAAGEMLVMPATITSASSLFELVFNPSEGPDRLPQSKHFTVEKVTVDNPLSIVVSADGSSSGDGSQLNPLDLDTAIELVSPGGEIILKPGEYSAIAIPVSVSGTPELPKTLRGEVGVVFKNAAFTHEASYWNIENITVEGARTQVSGSYNHFKDIVTHSAPDTGFQISSGDIGRALWPSHNVVENAISYNNEDEGQIDADGFAAKLGVGDGNVFINCISHSNIDDGWDLFNKTEKGANGVVTIIDSIAYNNGRTFNTSDRPVGSIGNGFKLGGEGIAVPHILKNSVSYNNNMDGITDNFNPGALEVDNVLVVDNARYNLLIRKNPYGDDLKQGDFSNILSMRFAVDSQYDDVVHYENGSSNWFIAGGEPVNPDGGELDSQLTADIAAAVAIDDGTQDGMHQTVMALKAIIDARKQ encoded by the coding sequence GTGACCTTTGGCCAGTCAACGGATTTAAACTTCAGCTCTAATGTCCTGCCTGACAAAATAGGTGTTAACGAAGTAACAGTAAATGGTAAGCCCGTTGAACCTGGGCCCCTTGCTGATGTTTTTACTATTGAAAGTCGGGGCGGTAAAATTACAGGCGGGCACGATGGTTTAACCTATTACTATACTAAGCTACCCACGGACAAGAACTTTACCTTAAGTGCTGATATTGTGATTGAGCAATTTGGCCCCGAAACGGATGCCAATCCGAATAATCAGGATGGTGCCGGCATAATGATTCGAGACATCATAGGTACACCGCGTGCAAATCCCCAGCCGGAAGGGCATGAAGAGTTCCCTGCCGCATCAAATATGGTGTTAAATGAAATCCGTCGTCATAACTCCAGTGATAGAGAAAATATAACATTAGCCGCTACATTTCGTGAAGGTGTCTACCAGCCATGGGGGACGGCAGGGACCCGGATGACCCGAAACGAGTATCAAGTTGCTACGCCATGGGGCAAGGAATACACCTACTCCTTAAGTGTCTCGCGAACGAATGCTGGCTTTGAAATGACGGCAGAAGGTGAGGGTTTTAGCTACTCGGAAACGGTTCGCGGCGCCAATGCGAATATTGTAGAGGTGATGGATCCCGATTATCAGTACGTCGGATTTGTTGCTGCCCGCAATGCAAAAATTACGGTGAGCAATGTTAGCCTCACTTTATCCGACGCCGAGACGGAAGATGCGCCGCTATTTAAACCTGAGGAAAAAGCGCTTAAGTGGGATATTTCATCAAGTAAGAAAACAGCCAGTGAGAATTACATCGTTCAAGCTCGTGCCAGTTACACTGGCTCCTACGAGGTATTTCAAGACCGAGTAAGCTTAGGCAGTAAAACGGTTGCTGCCGGTGAAATGTTAGTGATGCCAGCAACGATCACCTCAGCCAGCAGTCTGTTCGAGCTTGTATTCAATCCGTCGGAAGGGCCTGACCGACTTCCTCAGTCGAAGCATTTCACCGTTGAAAAAGTGACAGTTGATAATCCCTTGTCCATTGTTGTAAGTGCTGATGGTTCATCGAGTGGAGATGGCAGTCAGTTAAACCCTCTGGATTTAGATACTGCGATAGAGTTGGTTTCGCCGGGCGGGGAAATTATCTTGAAGCCTGGTGAATACAGCGCAATTGCAATTCCTGTATCAGTAAGTGGTACGCCTGAGCTACCGAAGACACTTCGGGGTGAGGTGGGGGTTGTGTTTAAAAATGCCGCTTTTACTCATGAAGCAAGTTACTGGAATATTGAAAATATCACAGTGGAAGGGGCGCGAACTCAGGTAAGTGGTAGTTACAACCACTTTAAGGATATCGTGACCCATAGCGCACCAGATACTGGTTTCCAAATATCCTCGGGTGATATCGGACGAGCATTGTGGCCATCTCATAATGTTGTCGAAAATGCGATCAGCTACAACAATGAAGATGAAGGCCAGATCGACGCAGACGGCTTTGCCGCCAAGCTCGGTGTTGGTGACGGCAATGTTTTCATCAACTGTATTTCCCACAGTAACATCGATGATGGTTGGGATCTGTTCAATAAGACCGAGAAGGGTGCCAATGGTGTAGTGACCATCATTGATTCAATCGCCTATAACAATGGTCGAACTTTTAATACATCTGATCGCCCGGTGGGATCTATCGGCAATGGTTTCAAGTTAGGGGGCGAGGGTATTGCTGTCCCACATATATTGAAAAACAGTGTTTCGTACAACAACAACATGGATGGCATAACGGATAACTTTAACCCTGGCGCTCTAGAGGTCGATAATGTGCTCGTGGTTGATAACGCACGTTACAACTTATTGATCCGCAAGAACCCATACGGTGATGATTTGAAGCAGGGTGATTTCAGTAACATTCTGTCAATGCGTTTTGCGGTAGATAGCCAGTACGATGATGTCGTTCACTATGAAAATGGCAGCAGTAACTGGTTTATCGCTGGCGGTGAGCCAGTGAATCCTGATGGTGGCGAACTTGATTCCCAACTGACTGCGGATATTGCAGCAGCCGTTGCAATTGATGATGGCACCCAGGATGGAATGCACCAGACGGTCATGGCATTGAAGGCCATTATCGATGCACGCAAACAATAG
- the hpaA gene encoding 4-hydroxyphenylacetate catabolism regulatory protein HpaA translates to MEALKIPNLNIGKVYDTRYSDNEFHLERLNSLAVFFGRNMPTHYHDRYYQIHCILEGNTHVLLDQSHYSMHGKTLFFTPPTVPHSFVTDDHASGFVITASQQLVWRLLDIEIGRNDIASTAMQPFCIALPNSSPLETLFEMLEKESEHQQFMAESASLCWLQLILIEIMRYANNQQATTSYRCSDVSVFNLFNQLIEEHYKSHQALPQYAEQIGLTTSRLNDICRRVSGLSSKKLITERVMQEARRLLLLTALSISEIGYELGFTDPAYFARFFRKNAGITASAFRERGKG, encoded by the coding sequence ATGGAAGCACTTAAAATCCCCAACCTAAACATTGGTAAAGTTTATGACACGCGTTACAGCGATAACGAGTTTCACCTTGAGCGACTAAATAGCTTGGCCGTATTTTTTGGTCGCAACATGCCAACGCATTACCACGACCGCTATTACCAAATCCACTGTATTCTGGAAGGCAATACCCATGTGCTGCTGGATCAATCCCACTACTCAATGCATGGAAAAACCTTATTTTTCACCCCTCCCACCGTGCCCCACTCTTTTGTCACCGATGATCATGCCAGCGGTTTTGTTATTACCGCGAGCCAGCAGTTGGTTTGGCGATTATTGGATATCGAAATTGGCCGCAATGATATCGCCTCTACGGCCATGCAACCCTTTTGTATTGCTTTGCCAAACTCATCTCCACTGGAGACGTTATTTGAAATGCTCGAAAAAGAGTCGGAACATCAGCAGTTCATGGCAGAGTCTGCCAGCCTTTGCTGGCTACAATTAATCCTGATAGAAATAATGCGTTACGCCAATAACCAGCAGGCTACGACTAGTTATCGCTGTAGTGATGTTAGTGTCTTCAACCTGTTCAACCAACTGATTGAAGAGCATTACAAGTCTCACCAAGCGCTTCCCCAGTATGCCGAACAGATAGGTCTGACGACTTCTCGACTCAATGATATTTGCCGTAGAGTCAGCGGCCTGTCTTCAAAAAAATTAATCACAGAACGGGTCATGCAGGAAGCCCGGCGCTTACTTCTCCTTACCGCATTATCAATTTCAGAGATCGGCTACGAGCTAGGATTTACCGATCCAGCCTACTTCGCCCGCTTCTTCCGCAAAAACGCGGGTATCACCGCCTCAGCATTTAGAGAGAGGGGGAAAGGATGA
- a CDS encoding DUF2799 domain-containing protein — protein sequence MKHLVFLVAVLGLAACTGQSYDTELAKENQWKMLGVKDGENGRLVRTEAELRKLSDLPAGAVNEYRLGYQQGIEDYCLPYKTYKHGKKGQQYTGQCLNTKNERLAIQGWEAGYKEYVAEQDQLWLNTE from the coding sequence ATGAAACACCTAGTTTTTCTTGTAGCTGTCCTCGGCTTAGCGGCCTGTACCGGCCAGTCCTATGACACGGAACTGGCCAAGGAAAACCAATGGAAAATGCTTGGTGTTAAAGACGGTGAAAATGGCCGTTTGGTTCGCACCGAGGCCGAACTTAGAAAACTCAGCGATTTGCCGGCAGGAGCGGTTAACGAATATCGCCTTGGCTACCAACAAGGTATTGAAGATTACTGCCTACCTTACAAAACCTACAAACACGGTAAAAAAGGTCAACAATACACAGGCCAGTGCCTCAATACTAAAAATGAAAGACTTGCTATCCAAGGTTGGGAAGCCGGTTACAAAGAATATGTTGCCGAGCAGGATCAACTCTGGTTAAACACTGAATAG
- a CDS encoding p-hydroxyphenylacetate 3-hydroxylase oxygenase component — MKRPNPLLEKMQAILPTIAANAAQAELDRTPPEENIRLLREVGFFRAFQPRAYGGLEISLPEFTDCVAALAGACGGTAWGASLLATHSHQMAMFSKPAQEEFWGGNPDATASSSIAPFGQTEETEGGVIFNGNMRWSSGSDHADWAILGFNRTDVSGNKVYCFGVVPRHEYTIIDDWYAAGMRSSGTKTLVLKDVFIPEHRIETAKGMMEGRSAGFGLYPDSDIFYTPYRPYFACGFAAISLGIAERMLELYKEKTKNRVRAYTGAKVGAATPALMRLAESTHQVAAARAFLEKTWEDHKDHGERQEYPSAETLAYWRTNQAYAVKMCIQAVDRLFEAMGGMSWFNDNEAQRLFRDSHMTAAHAYTDYDVCAQILGRQLMGLEPDPSMV, encoded by the coding sequence ATGAAGCGACCGAATCCCCTGCTAGAAAAAATGCAAGCTATTTTGCCGACTATTGCTGCCAATGCGGCTCAAGCTGAGCTTGACCGCACCCCACCCGAAGAGAATATCCGACTATTGCGCGAAGTCGGTTTTTTCCGCGCTTTCCAACCGAGGGCCTACGGTGGTTTGGAAATTTCACTGCCAGAGTTTACAGATTGTGTTGCGGCCTTAGCTGGCGCTTGTGGTGGAACTGCGTGGGGGGCAAGCTTGCTCGCCACTCACAGCCACCAGATGGCAATGTTCTCCAAGCCGGCCCAGGAAGAGTTTTGGGGGGGGAATCCTGACGCCACAGCTAGCAGCAGTATTGCCCCGTTTGGGCAAACGGAAGAGACCGAGGGCGGGGTGATCTTTAACGGTAATATGCGTTGGAGCAGCGGTAGCGACCATGCCGACTGGGCTATTCTAGGCTTCAACCGTACCGATGTCAGTGGCAATAAAGTCTATTGTTTCGGTGTGGTGCCGCGTCATGAGTACACTATCATTGATGACTGGTATGCAGCAGGCATGCGCTCGAGCGGAACCAAAACCTTGGTGCTCAAAGATGTGTTTATCCCCGAGCATAGAATTGAAACAGCTAAGGGGATGATGGAAGGGCGTTCTGCGGGGTTTGGTTTGTATCCAGACAGTGACATCTTTTATACCCCTTACCGACCATACTTCGCTTGTGGTTTTGCCGCAATTAGCTTGGGGATTGCTGAGCGTATGCTGGAGCTCTATAAAGAAAAAACCAAAAACCGGGTACGTGCCTACACCGGTGCCAAGGTGGGGGCGGCGACACCGGCCTTGATGCGGCTAGCCGAGTCTACCCACCAGGTGGCCGCCGCCCGCGCGTTCCTGGAAAAGACATGGGAAGATCATAAGGATCACGGAGAACGTCAAGAATACCCGTCTGCTGAGACCCTAGCCTATTGGCGTACCAATCAGGCTTATGCGGTAAAAATGTGTATCCAGGCAGTTGATCGGTTGTTTGAAGCGATGGGAGGCATGTCGTGGTTTAACGATAATGAAGCACAGCGATTATTCCGTGATTCCCATATGACGGCTGCCCATGCCTATACCGACTATGATGTATGTGCCCAGATTTTAGGCCGCCAGCTCATGGGCTTGGAGCCAGACCCTAGCATGGTTTGA